In Gimesia benthica, a single window of DNA contains:
- a CDS encoding neutral/alkaline non-lysosomal ceramidase N-terminal domain-containing protein, which translates to MYRLSLCLVLVFMLSPLAAAGESATQKTLEWKAGAASAKITPDKPLKMAGYAGRKEPAEGTEQDLYAKALAVEDQQGNRVVFLTLDLIGVIDRLRSDVTSQVQDKYKLDPAALLMNASHTHCGPAYGRDDAQEYYDQLSTTLVKTIGQAIENLQPAQLSWSAARCSVAMNRRTPTATGYRNHPNPDGRVDHQVPVLRVDDAEGNLKAVMFGYACHNTTMGFRKWLGDYAGFAQEYFEKDHPGVTALFMMGCGGDQNPYPRSELHYAQKHGRSLATAVEAALEVNQRSLLHQHKLHGPLKAAYGTVELEYLPEKKREPWDYPVQVIQFGKDLTLVALGTEVVIDYALRIKQELYEEEGPAVWVAGYSNVYSGYIPSKRVLLEGGYEASRPYKPDVEERIIGKVLELNESLSTQESK; encoded by the coding sequence ATGTATCGACTCTCGCTCTGCCTCGTGCTTGTTTTCATGCTTTCTCCACTGGCTGCCGCTGGTGAATCCGCAACTCAGAAGACTCTGGAATGGAAGGCAGGGGCCGCTTCCGCGAAGATCACGCCTGACAAACCTTTAAAGATGGCGGGCTATGCGGGACGGAAAGAACCGGCAGAAGGCACCGAACAGGATCTGTATGCGAAAGCCCTCGCGGTAGAGGATCAGCAGGGAAATCGGGTGGTCTTTCTGACACTCGACCTGATCGGTGTGATCGATCGTCTGAGAAGTGATGTGACCAGCCAGGTGCAGGATAAATATAAACTCGATCCTGCAGCGCTGCTTATGAATGCTTCACATACGCATTGCGGTCCGGCCTACGGCCGCGATGACGCCCAGGAATATTATGACCAGCTATCAACAACACTGGTAAAAACCATTGGACAGGCGATTGAAAACCTGCAACCGGCACAACTCAGCTGGTCTGCGGCCCGCTGTTCTGTTGCTATGAACCGCCGCACGCCAACCGCGACCGGATATCGTAATCATCCCAATCCCGATGGACGCGTGGATCATCAGGTCCCCGTTCTGCGGGTCGATGATGCTGAGGGGAACCTGAAAGCAGTCATGTTCGGTTACGCCTGTCACAATACGACGATGGGCTTCCGCAAATGGCTGGGAGACTATGCCGGTTTCGCACAGGAATATTTTGAGAAAGATCACCCCGGTGTTACAGCCCTGTTTATGATGGGCTGTGGCGGTGACCAGAATCCATATCCCCGTAGCGAGCTGCACTATGCTCAGAAACATGGACGCTCACTGGCAACCGCGGTCGAGGCTGCCCTGGAGGTCAACCAGCGGAGTCTGCTGCATCAGCACAAGTTGCATGGTCCGCTGAAAGCCGCCTACGGCACTGTCGAACTGGAGTACCTGCCCGAGAAGAAGCGGGAGCCCTGGGATTACCCGGTGCAGGTGATACAGTTTGGGAAGGATCTGACGCTGGTGGCTTTGGGTACGGAGGTCGTCATCGATTATGCCCTGCGTATCAAACAGGAACTGTATGAGGAAGAGGGTCCCGCGGTCTGGGTCGCCGGTTATTCGAACGTCTATTCCGGTTACATTCCCAGTAAACGAGTGCTGCTGGAGGGGGGCTACGAAGCGAGTCGTCCCTATAAACCCGATGTGGAAGAACGCATCATCGGAAAGGTACTCGAACTCAACGAAAGCCTGTCAACCCAGGAATCAAAGTAA
- a CDS encoding ammonia-forming cytochrome c nitrite reductase subunit c552: MNKSTRQISLSTLLLVAVISAALCFGVVALLTNIFERKQEARTTVMRVVEIDDNTTDPAVWGKNFPLQYDDYLKTADMVQTTYGGSEAIPQAPTDADPRDFVSRSKLERIPQLKQMWAGYAFSKDYREKRGHAFMLTDQLYTERQKVGQPGTCIHCHASTYVPMKELGDGDIMAGFEKLNTMPYMQAKDHVKHPVACIDCHEPETMALRITRPAFMEGIAAYKASQGIEDYDVNRDATRQEMRSYICGQCHVEYYFKGDKKRLTYPWAKGLTVDAAYEYYEEENFKDWTHAETEAPMLKAQHPEFELWSQGIHARAGVSCADCHMAYKRVGAMKISDHHIRSPLLNVNASCGTCHKADDKEMIARTEMIQARHQKLVEVALDSVIDLVNDINAAKKKGISAEKLKEAQQWQRKATFYVDYVEAENSSGFHAGQEAARILGESINYSRKGQNVLHQAAQD; the protein is encoded by the coding sequence ATGAATAAGTCTACCAGACAAATCTCACTGTCCACTCTGTTACTGGTGGCTGTTATCTCTGCAGCCCTCTGTTTTGGGGTGGTGGCATTGCTGACGAATATTTTCGAACGCAAACAGGAAGCCCGTACAACGGTCATGCGGGTGGTTGAGATCGATGATAATACCACTGATCCCGCAGTCTGGGGGAAAAACTTTCCACTGCAATACGATGATTATCTGAAAACAGCCGACATGGTGCAGACAACTTACGGCGGGAGTGAGGCGATTCCTCAGGCACCGACCGATGCCGACCCGCGCGACTTTGTTTCACGGAGTAAACTGGAACGTATTCCTCAACTGAAACAGATGTGGGCCGGGTATGCCTTTTCCAAAGATTATCGCGAAAAACGCGGACATGCCTTTATGCTGACCGATCAGCTCTATACCGAACGCCAGAAAGTCGGTCAGCCCGGGACCTGCATCCACTGCCATGCTTCCACGTACGTCCCGATGAAGGAACTCGGAGATGGGGACATCATGGCAGGTTTTGAGAAACTCAACACCATGCCCTACATGCAGGCCAAAGACCATGTAAAGCATCCCGTGGCCTGTATTGACTGTCACGAACCGGAAACGATGGCTCTGAGAATCACCCGCCCCGCGTTCATGGAAGGCATCGCCGCCTATAAAGCCTCACAGGGAATCGAAGACTATGACGTCAACCGTGACGCCACGCGGCAGGAAATGCGTTCTTATATCTGTGGACAATGTCACGTGGAATACTATTTCAAAGGGGATAAAAAACGGCTGACCTATCCCTGGGCGAAAGGTCTGACGGTCGATGCCGCTTACGAGTATTACGAAGAAGAAAACTTCAAAGACTGGACGCACGCGGAAACAGAAGCGCCGATGCTGAAAGCTCAGCATCCGGAATTCGAGCTCTGGTCACAGGGCATTCATGCGCGGGCCGGCGTCAGTTGCGCGGATTGTCATATGGCGTATAAACGGGTGGGAGCAATGAAGATCAGTGATCATCATATTCGCAGTCCGTTACTGAATGTGAATGCCTCTTGTGGCACTTGTCATAAAGCAGACGACAAAGAGATGATTGCCCGCACTGAAATGATACAGGCTCGCCATCAGAAACTGGTGGAAGTTGCTCTGGACAGTGTGATCGATCTGGTGAATGACATTAACGCTGCGAAGAAGAAAGGAATCTCTGCTGAGAAGCTCAAGGAAGCGCAACAGTGGCAACGCAAAGCCACCTTCTACGTCGACTATGTCGAAGCCGAAAACTCCTCCGGTTTCCATGCAGGCCAGGAGGCAGCCCGGATTCTGGGCGAGTCGATCAACTACTCCCGCAAAGGACAGAATGTGCTGCATCAGGCCGCACAAGACTGA
- the nrfH gene encoding cytochrome c nitrite reductase small subunit gives MKKLTRPRLTTVLLIVIAILIGGLVGIGTFTFGYAQGASYLKSDSQSCANCHVMQGHFDAWLKSSHGKFAGCNDCHAPHDGVASKYYCKARNGFFHSLAFTTGDFEENLRITDYNRRVTEQACRNCHQDLVHQIDINAIGELQNDKTERLESNACIRCHSSVGHDT, from the coding sequence ATGAAAAAGCTAACCCGCCCCCGTCTGACCACGGTATTGCTGATTGTGATTGCCATCCTGATCGGTGGGCTCGTGGGCATCGGTACATTCACATTCGGCTACGCACAAGGTGCCTCTTATCTCAAATCCGATTCCCAGTCCTGTGCGAACTGTCATGTAATGCAGGGACACTTTGATGCCTGGCTGAAATCATCGCATGGGAAATTCGCGGGCTGCAACGATTGTCACGCACCGCACGACGGTGTTGCCTCGAAGTATTACTGCAAGGCACGGAACGGCTTTTTCCATTCGCTGGCGTTCACAACGGGTGACTTCGAAGAGAATCTGAGAATTACCGATTACAACCGACGTGTTACTGAGCAGGCCTGTCGAAACTGCCACCAGGATCTTGTGCACCAGATCGACATAAACGCGATTGGCGAATTGCAAAACGACAAGACCGAACGACTGGAATCCAATGCGTGTATTCGCTGTCACTCCAGTGTGGGGCACGATACCTGA
- a CDS encoding alpha/beta hydrolase, giving the protein MKYFLLSTFLFCSLAAAPIETPKPDAQIAVWPDRPLLDQSDDEVKYSNIIRITKVNRPAIEFYKAKNAKPNAPAVVIFPGGGYNILAYDLEGTEIAEWLNSIGIHAVVVKYTVPGNQREQALKDAQRALGLVRSKAQEWGIKPQQIGVLGFSAGGHLAANLSTNYEKRNYEPIDAADKLSCRPDFTVLIYPAYIYQEDDKRKSAPEIKVTDQTPPAFIVQTLDDRRLVDSAFNYTRDLKDAKVDAELHLFARGGHGYGLRPSDNPVSNWPDLCGAWIKRTTAQQD; this is encoded by the coding sequence GTGAAATATTTTCTACTGTCTACCTTTCTATTCTGCTCGTTGGCTGCAGCGCCCATTGAAACTCCCAAACCGGATGCACAAATCGCAGTCTGGCCTGATCGTCCTCTGCTGGACCAGAGCGATGACGAAGTCAAATACAGCAATATCATTCGTATTACCAAAGTGAACCGGCCGGCAATCGAATTTTACAAAGCCAAAAATGCCAAACCCAACGCCCCCGCCGTCGTCATTTTTCCGGGAGGTGGTTACAACATCCTGGCTTACGATCTGGAAGGAACCGAAATCGCGGAATGGCTGAATTCCATCGGCATTCATGCAGTGGTCGTCAAATACACGGTCCCCGGTAATCAGCGCGAACAGGCCCTGAAAGACGCCCAGCGTGCGTTAGGACTCGTGCGCAGTAAAGCACAGGAGTGGGGCATTAAACCGCAGCAGATTGGTGTACTCGGCTTCTCCGCCGGCGGACACCTGGCAGCGAACCTGTCGACCAACTATGAGAAGCGGAATTATGAACCCATTGATGCAGCCGATAAACTCAGCTGTCGTCCCGACTTTACCGTTCTGATCTACCCGGCTTACATCTACCAGGAAGACGACAAGCGTAAGTCGGCTCCCGAGATCAAAGTGACCGACCAGACTCCGCCTGCATTCATTGTCCAGACTCTCGATGACCGACGCCTGGTCGACAGTGCATTCAATTACACACGTGACCTGAAAGACGCCAAAGTCGATGCCGAACTGCATCTCTTTGCCAGAGGGGGGCACGGCTACGGTCTGCGACCTTCAGACAACCCGGTCTCCAACTGGCCCGATCTCTGTGGTGCCTGGATCAAACGCACGACAGCACAACAGGATTGA
- a CDS encoding PVC-type heme-binding CxxCH protein translates to MRNSIDPARFCLGLILTSICFVMTQSVFAADQKPAQPHVVFVVGTTHHAPQKTLPAFAKRLEQYGFKTTVVLPDGDPERNQKGLPGLEVLEEADLAVFFMRFLQLPPRQFAHIQNYIKSGKPVIGLRTSTHAFDYEKGHPLEEWNRGFGKRVLGSEYFFHLTGETVVEHVLEHRDHDILNGVAAKFLAPGVLYQADIPADATPLLTGTGNSKRKGIFKNQFGTYELTGEMSWPVAWTWKNEWDSRVFTTTLGHEDSFRLDAFNRLLINAIHWCLELPVGTTPEKLAVANSAPNLKRPFELTQDHTPETERKTFQLLPGYEVNLFAAEPMLVNPIHMTWDPQGRLWVICSTSYPQVSPGEKPNDQIVILEDTDNDGQADKSTVFADGLYVPTGLELGDGGVYVANAPDLLFLKDTNGDGKADHREVVLTGFATEDNHHSISAWRWGPGGWLYFQEGTFMHTQVETPYGTVRLENGGVFQFQPRTLKLNVFADYRASNPWGHMFDDWGQSFVIDNPRIYFSAPLTANSRAKLGYEASGEGTKQCGGEFVASRHFPPEVQGEIWTNQYKTHAVARYEVTDDGAGYSVKGLEPLLQSSSSYFRPVDLKMGPDGAAYVLDWYNPLIGHMQHSFRDERRDTTHGRVWRVTYKGRPLVERPQLTDVPLKDVVNHLRDPESFTRQQVRRVLYDADQQQAKKALNDWLLTLAPQEPNYDHHRLEALWCFQTIGVKNEKLLREVLEAQDPRARAAALRVLRYWHAQIKNPLELLEAAIHDAHPRVRLEAILTAGYIPDPRSVTIAVKAIDAPMDRYLEHSLKLTIDGLQDHWVKAQQAGKLQFDKPAHKNYALANLLSNESIDVIIDLLNAGSIDADLLKGPAQVVAEKANANQLEPLVLSLVEVTREYKTQGGKGISPEALSILLDAMDRAARERGVVPKGNVGSMLSRSAVVPGVPVQKSVARLIGSWKLTREGRRLQRNLNAADTDPEVKQLSAESLGMLGDAGSIKYLKGLANSGKPVNQRLLGIYGLAAHDLKEAARLTPDILSQDPEDSDPAWFLTAFTKRKGGPEVLAEQLKSAKLNAQMAARIRQHLIETGETNQALIDAFGGGVMQDSLEAQLLKENVLDLASEAREQGDAARGELIFRRAELACMKCHSISNAGPVLGPDLAAIGSSSPPDYIVDSFLRPSKVIKEFYESIMVVTDEGRVINGILVVQDNSKVVLKDAAQQGKQVTIPADQIEFTKKLPSLMPQGLASKLKSRQEFLDLVKFVTELGRPGPYATSAAQVVRRWRLQGAEAAMTAENSAQIKTLADSGVAAYSMVNGTLPAADLNLQKPVTRAMALVDVTQAGNVQLILNSSKGVKLWLNETSVPVSEMTTLLLPSGRSQITFEIDRDARGDTGLRAEFLKAEQQPQGRFKVVGGP, encoded by the coding sequence ATGCGAAACTCAATTGATCCAGCCCGCTTCTGCCTGGGACTGATTCTGACTTCGATCTGCTTTGTGATGACACAATCCGTTTTCGCTGCGGATCAGAAACCGGCGCAACCACACGTAGTGTTTGTGGTGGGGACAACCCATCATGCTCCACAGAAAACGCTGCCCGCATTCGCGAAGCGGCTGGAGCAGTATGGTTTCAAGACGACCGTGGTGCTGCCTGACGGTGATCCCGAACGTAACCAGAAAGGACTTCCGGGGCTGGAAGTACTGGAAGAAGCGGATCTGGCTGTATTTTTCATGCGGTTCCTGCAACTACCGCCGCGGCAGTTTGCGCACATTCAGAACTACATCAAATCCGGAAAACCGGTGATCGGCCTGCGAACCAGCACGCATGCCTTCGATTACGAAAAAGGGCATCCCCTGGAAGAGTGGAACCGGGGATTCGGCAAACGCGTTTTAGGTTCCGAATATTTTTTTCACCTCACAGGTGAAACAGTTGTGGAGCATGTGCTGGAACATCGCGATCATGACATTCTGAACGGGGTCGCAGCGAAATTTCTGGCCCCCGGTGTCCTCTATCAGGCAGATATCCCTGCAGACGCCACACCGCTCTTGACCGGTACAGGAAACTCCAAACGCAAAGGGATCTTCAAGAACCAGTTTGGCACTTATGAACTGACGGGCGAGATGAGCTGGCCCGTTGCCTGGACGTGGAAGAATGAATGGGACAGTCGTGTCTTTACTACCACACTGGGACATGAAGATTCATTTCGGTTGGACGCTTTTAATCGCCTGCTGATCAACGCCATACACTGGTGTCTGGAATTGCCCGTAGGCACGACGCCGGAAAAACTGGCGGTCGCGAATTCTGCGCCTAATCTGAAGCGACCGTTCGAACTGACTCAGGATCACACGCCCGAAACGGAACGTAAGACATTCCAGTTGCTGCCTGGTTACGAGGTGAACCTGTTCGCTGCCGAACCGATGCTGGTGAATCCGATTCACATGACCTGGGATCCCCAGGGGCGACTGTGGGTGATCTGTTCTACTTCGTACCCACAGGTTTCTCCGGGCGAAAAACCAAACGATCAGATTGTGATTCTGGAAGACACCGACAACGATGGACAGGCAGATAAATCAACGGTGTTTGCCGACGGGCTCTATGTGCCAACGGGACTGGAACTGGGTGACGGTGGCGTTTACGTTGCCAACGCACCAGATCTCCTGTTCCTCAAAGACACGAATGGAGACGGGAAAGCCGATCATCGGGAAGTGGTTCTGACCGGCTTTGCCACAGAAGACAACCACCATTCGATCAGCGCCTGGCGATGGGGACCGGGAGGCTGGCTCTACTTCCAGGAAGGGACCTTCATGCATACCCAGGTAGAGACCCCGTACGGTACGGTCCGCCTGGAAAATGGAGGCGTATTTCAATTCCAGCCACGCACTCTGAAGCTGAATGTGTTTGCGGACTATCGTGCTTCGAATCCATGGGGGCACATGTTCGATGACTGGGGGCAGTCGTTCGTGATCGACAACCCGCGCATCTATTTCAGTGCACCACTGACCGCGAACAGTCGCGCCAAGCTGGGTTACGAGGCCAGCGGCGAAGGAACGAAGCAGTGTGGCGGCGAATTCGTAGCCAGCCGCCATTTTCCCCCGGAAGTCCAGGGAGAGATCTGGACCAATCAGTATAAAACACACGCGGTGGCACGCTATGAAGTCACCGATGATGGAGCCGGTTATTCGGTCAAAGGGCTGGAGCCTCTGCTTCAGTCGAGCAGTTCTTACTTCCGCCCCGTTGATCTGAAGATGGGACCGGATGGAGCCGCTTATGTGCTGGACTGGTACAATCCGCTGATTGGTCACATGCAACACAGCTTTCGCGATGAACGACGCGATACGACACATGGCCGTGTCTGGCGGGTGACTTATAAGGGACGTCCTCTGGTTGAGCGTCCTCAACTGACCGACGTCCCCCTGAAAGATGTGGTGAACCACTTGCGAGACCCGGAGAGCTTCACGCGTCAACAGGTCAGGCGTGTCCTCTATGATGCGGACCAGCAACAGGCGAAAAAAGCCCTGAACGACTGGCTGCTGACCCTGGCTCCCCAGGAGCCGAACTACGACCATCATCGACTGGAAGCGCTCTGGTGCTTTCAGACCATTGGGGTCAAGAATGAAAAACTGTTGCGAGAGGTACTGGAAGCCCAGGATCCACGTGCCCGGGCCGCTGCACTGCGGGTGCTGCGTTACTGGCATGCCCAGATAAAAAATCCGCTTGAGCTACTGGAAGCTGCAATCCACGACGCGCATCCCCGTGTCCGTCTGGAAGCGATTCTGACAGCAGGATATATTCCCGATCCCCGTTCGGTCACGATCGCGGTCAAGGCCATCGATGCCCCCATGGATCGCTATCTGGAACACTCGCTGAAGTTAACCATCGACGGGCTGCAGGATCACTGGGTCAAAGCGCAGCAGGCAGGTAAGCTTCAGTTCGATAAGCCGGCACATAAAAATTATGCCCTGGCGAATCTGCTGTCGAATGAATCCATTGATGTGATTATTGATCTGCTCAATGCGGGCAGTATTGATGCTGATCTGCTGAAAGGACCCGCCCAGGTTGTCGCGGAGAAAGCCAATGCGAATCAACTGGAACCACTGGTACTGAGTCTGGTGGAAGTCACACGCGAATACAAAACACAGGGTGGCAAAGGCATCTCTCCCGAGGCACTCAGCATCTTACTGGATGCGATGGATCGGGCTGCACGGGAACGGGGCGTCGTCCCGAAAGGCAACGTCGGTTCCATGCTCAGCCGCTCTGCGGTTGTACCTGGTGTGCCTGTGCAAAAATCAGTAGCCCGGCTGATTGGTTCCTGGAAACTGACGCGCGAAGGCAGACGATTACAGCGAAATCTGAATGCCGCAGACACCGACCCGGAAGTTAAGCAGCTGTCAGCAGAATCGCTGGGAATGCTGGGGGATGCGGGTTCGATCAAGTATCTGAAGGGGCTCGCGAATTCCGGGAAACCTGTCAACCAGCGTTTGCTGGGCATCTATGGTCTGGCAGCACATGACCTCAAAGAGGCAGCCCGTCTGACACCAGACATTCTGAGTCAGGATCCCGAGGATTCTGATCCCGCCTGGTTCCTGACTGCATTCACGAAACGAAAAGGGGGCCCTGAGGTTCTGGCAGAGCAGCTGAAATCGGCAAAGTTGAACGCACAAATGGCGGCCCGTATTCGCCAACATCTAATCGAGACCGGCGAAACGAATCAGGCTTTAATCGATGCTTTTGGCGGGGGAGTGATGCAGGATTCTCTGGAAGCGCAGCTACTCAAAGAGAATGTACTCGATCTGGCCAGTGAAGCCCGAGAGCAGGGGGACGCCGCCCGGGGTGAGTTGATCTTCCGCAGGGCCGAGCTGGCCTGCATGAAGTGCCACAGTATTTCCAATGCAGGACCTGTACTGGGTCCGGACCTGGCAGCCATCGGTTCAAGTTCACCTCCGGACTACATAGTCGATTCATTCCTGCGTCCCTCCAAAGTGATTAAGGAATTCTACGAGAGCATCATGGTGGTCACCGATGAAGGACGCGTGATCAACGGAATTCTGGTGGTACAGGATAATTCCAAGGTGGTACTCAAAGACGCAGCCCAGCAGGGGAAGCAGGTCACGATTCCCGCAGATCAGATTGAATTTACGAAGAAGCTGCCCTCGTTGATGCCTCAGGGACTCGCGAGTAAACTGAAAAGCCGCCAGGAATTTCTGGACCTGGTTAAATTTGTTACTGAGCTCGGACGTCCCGGTCCCTACGCAACGAGTGCAGCTCAGGTGGTGCGTCGCTGGCGTCTACAGGGTGCAGAGGCGGCTATGACAGCAGAAAATTCTGCGCAGATCAAAACTCTGGCAGATTCAGGAGTTGCTGCTTACAGCATGGTGAATGGCACGCTGCCTGCGGCTGACCTGAACCTGCAAAAGCCTGTCACACGAGCCATGGCTCTGGTTGATGTGACACAAGCCGGGAATGTGCAGTTAATACTGAATTCCTCGAAAGGGGTCAAGCTGTGGTTGAATGAGACGTCGGTGCCCGTATCTGAAATGACAACCCTGCTTCTCCCTTCCGGACGGAGTCAGATCACTTTCGAGATCGACCGCGATGCGCGGGGAGACACTGGTCTACGGGCAGAGTTCCTGAAAGCAGAACAGCAGCCCCAGGGCCGCTTTAAAGTGGTCGGCGGTCCCTGA
- a CDS encoding SGNH/GDSL hydrolase family protein, which translates to MRNQIGWLLLLSSLLLSVPAINAAEQAQSPLKRLVLQEGDRIVFIGNTFADQLRLYNYLETLLTAQAPVSKLSFRNLAWSGDTLTLQPRPLNFGSLDDHLTAEKADVIIACFGMNESFAGPSEVKAYREHWEQFLKHLKSKKYNGSTAPRVVILSPIAHENMGSPLPDPADHNHSLAAYTKTMQSVAEAHQLPFVDLYHATSRLMEANPSQKLTHNGIHLNQYGYWAVSQLIADSLLAKEVTSPQLVIDLKSQKIETTNAEVTQQNLKSDQIEFTVKPLLLPIPAPPDGAIADSDLLARQPRLSVKYLPEGNYRLVVGGTVIVTGSASDWGRGIVLLNLPSQVQVADLRSTINRKNELFFYVYRAHNAEYIFGRRTKPFGAVSFPPEMETFDELIQSREKTIQEQARPIEAAKWELIRVD; encoded by the coding sequence ATGCGCAATCAAATCGGATGGCTGCTGCTGCTCAGCAGCCTCTTGCTGTCTGTCCCTGCAATCAATGCGGCAGAGCAAGCTCAGAGTCCCTTAAAGCGACTGGTTTTGCAGGAAGGAGATCGCATTGTCTTTATTGGAAATACGTTCGCCGACCAGCTGCGGTTATATAACTATCTGGAAACGCTGCTGACGGCACAAGCACCGGTCAGCAAACTCAGCTTTCGCAATCTGGCCTGGTCGGGCGACACGCTGACGTTACAGCCTCGTCCCTTGAATTTTGGTTCGCTGGACGACCATCTCACAGCAGAGAAAGCGGATGTGATTATCGCCTGTTTTGGCATGAATGAATCGTTCGCCGGTCCGAGCGAGGTGAAGGCGTATCGCGAACACTGGGAACAGTTCCTCAAGCATCTGAAGTCAAAGAAGTATAATGGTTCCACTGCACCGCGGGTGGTGATCCTCTCCCCCATCGCCCACGAAAATATGGGATCACCCCTGCCTGATCCTGCAGACCATAACCATAGTCTGGCTGCATATACAAAAACGATGCAGTCTGTAGCGGAAGCGCACCAGTTGCCTTTCGTCGACCTGTATCATGCGACTTCCAGGCTGATGGAAGCCAACCCTTCGCAGAAGCTGACCCATAACGGCATCCATCTCAACCAATATGGCTATTGGGCGGTGAGTCAGCTGATTGCAGACAGCTTGCTGGCGAAGGAGGTCACGAGTCCTCAACTGGTGATCGATTTGAAATCTCAGAAGATCGAAACGACCAATGCAGAGGTCACACAGCAGAATCTCAAGTCGGACCAGATTGAATTCACCGTCAAACCGCTGCTCCTGCCGATCCCTGCACCGCCGGACGGAGCGATAGCAGACAGTGATCTGCTGGCCCGGCAACCTCGCCTGAGTGTGAAATATTTACCTGAGGGCAATTATCGACTGGTGGTCGGCGGAACTGTGATTGTGACGGGTAGTGCAAGCGACTGGGGCCGGGGCATTGTGTTGCTGAACCTGCCATCCCAGGTGCAGGTGGCTGATCTTCGTTCGACCATCAACCGTAAGAATGAGCTCTTCTTTTATGTCTACCGTGCACACAACGCCGAGTATATCTTCGGTCGCCGCACGAAACCGTTCGGTGCCGTCTCGTTTCCACCTGAGATGGAAACATTCGACGAACTGATCCAGTCTCGAGAGAAAACGATTCAGGAACAGGCCCGACCCATCGAAGCAGCAAAATGGGAACTGATTCGAGTCGACTGA
- a CDS encoding cysteine hydrolase family protein has product MILHPDPRSRRQFLQSILQGSLAGALTPSLAGLLAEETTEAARQVPPVPGVLSVELRKRGKEESAPAQMETAEWKASETAIIICDMWADHPCKLAAHRVGRMAPRMNDVISKARDRGVAIIHAPSGGIQLYEDTPYRKRIKEAKPAQPPVKIQGWCYLNPEKEGPLPVDDTVKRTDGPIRGCDDPFPTYQPNHDRHEHPAIKIIGYDVISANGQEIYNFLEQEQRKNIVLMGVHTNMCVLGRPFGIRQMRYLNKNVVLCRDLTDALYDPRDKPYVSHTRGTEMIIEHIERYWCPSILGKDLTQVIPGSDNPAS; this is encoded by the coding sequence ATGATATTACATCCCGATCCCCGCTCGCGACGTCAGTTCCTGCAATCAATTCTGCAGGGGAGCCTGGCCGGTGCGCTGACTCCTTCCCTGGCCGGTTTACTCGCGGAAGAGACGACTGAGGCTGCCCGCCAGGTTCCGCCAGTACCGGGAGTATTGTCCGTCGAATTGAGAAAACGCGGGAAAGAGGAATCCGCGCCTGCTCAGATGGAAACCGCTGAATGGAAGGCTTCCGAAACCGCCATCATTATCTGCGACATGTGGGCCGATCATCCCTGCAAGCTGGCTGCACATCGGGTCGGCCGGATGGCTCCCCGGATGAATGACGTCATTTCGAAAGCCCGCGATCGGGGCGTCGCCATCATTCATGCACCCAGTGGGGGAATCCAGCTCTATGAAGATACACCTTACCGCAAACGAATCAAAGAAGCCAAGCCGGCCCAACCTCCCGTCAAAATCCAGGGCTGGTGTTATCTGAATCCGGAGAAAGAAGGACCACTCCCCGTAGACGATACCGTCAAACGCACCGATGGTCCCATCCGGGGCTGTGATGATCCTTTTCCGACCTATCAACCCAATCACGATCGACACGAACATCCGGCGATCAAAATCATCGGCTACGATGTCATCAGCGCTAACGGCCAGGAAATCTATAACTTCCTGGAACAGGAACAGCGGAAAAATATTGTGCTGATGGGCGTGCATACGAATATGTGCGTGCTGGGGCGACCGTTCGGGATCCGACAGATGCGTTACCTCAACAAAAACGTGGTCCTCTGTCGTGACCTGACCGATGCCCTTTATGATCCCCGCGACAAACCGTACGTTAGCCATACCCGGGGGACCGAAATGATCATAGAACATATTGAACGCTACTGGTGCCCCTCGATTCTCGGTAAAGATCTGACTCAGGTCATTCCAGGATCAGATAACCCGGCCAGTTGA